The DNA sequence CGACCGCGCCGCAGGAGCCCTCCTGCCCGGCGGACGAGTGCCCCGCCCCCGACGACCCGCTCCCCACCGAGACACCCGGCGAGCAGCCCGGTGGGGAGCCCACCCTCAGCAACGACGAGGAGCAGGCCCAGGAGTGACGCGCTCCCCCGGCGCGCTGACCATCCCGATCGTCCCGTCGCAGACGTCCCGGCATGCCCGCCGCAGGGCGGATGACCGGGTGCGGAACCTTCCGCCGGGTGCTCCGTGCGGCGTTCCGCTCCCCGCGTTTCCGGCCCGGGGCGTACCGATGCCGTCCTGATCGTGCCGCCTGGTCCGCGGTGGCGCATGTGGCCTGCCGTCTTCCGATCTTTCGCCGGGCGGCACGCTGTCACCGGCCTTTCCTGCGGCTACCCGGGCTTCTCGACGGACGCCGGCCGTCCGTACGGCTCCCGGCGTACGGCACCGCCGCGGCGTGGGCCACCGGCGTGCTCAGGCCGGCGGCGCGGCGGGCAGGGGCCGCGGCGTCCGGGCGGGCCTCACCAGCGGCCGCAGCGGGCCAGCAGGACGGCCGCCGCCGCGACCCCGGCCGTCGAGGTGCGCAGGATCGTCGGGCCGAGCACGGCCGGGACGGCGCCCGCCTCGCGGAACCGGTCGAGCTCCTCCTCGCTGACCCCGCCCTCCGGGCCCACCACGAGCATGATGTCCCCGCCGGGCGGCGGGGTCAGGCCGGACAGCGGGCGCTCGGCCTCCTCGTGCAGCACGACCGCGAGGCCGTCCTCGGCGACCGCGCGCAGCCGCTCGGCGAGCGCGGCCGTGCCCACCGGCTCGGTGACCTCGGGCAGGTGGAAGCGCCGGGACTGCTTGCCCGCCTCGCGGGCGGTGGTGCGCCACCGGGCCAGCGCCTTGGCCGCCCGGTCCCCCTTCCACTGGACCACGCTGCGGGCGGCCGTCCACGGCATGATCACGTCGACGCCGACCTCGGTCATCATCTCGACCGCGAGCTCGCCCCGGTCGCCCTTCGGCAGCCCCTGGGCCACGATGACGCGGGGACGCGGCGCGGGCACGCCGTACCGGGCCTGCACGGTGAGCAGGAGCGCGTCCTTGCGCGCCTCGCGGACCACGCACTCGGCCACGCTTCCGGCGCCGTCGGTGAGGTCCACCCGCTCGCCCGGGCGCAGCCGCCGCACGGTCGCCGCGTGCCTGCCCTCCGGCCCGTCGAGCAGGATCTCGTCGTCCGCCAGCGCCTCGGTGGCGGCCAGGAAGACCGGCACGCTCATCCCCGCCGCCCCCGTCCGCGGCGCGCTCCCCGCCTCCCGTCGATGACGCCGTCGATCACGGCCGCAGCCTAGCCACGCCCGGCCCTGGGAGTCGAATCGAAGTTCTCACTTTCGGTAGTCAACCGAATCCTATAGGTAATAGCGTGGTCTCCGGTGCCCTCCCATCCCCGAGTTCCACGGGCGGGGGCCACCGGGTACCGAGGGGGGTCTTCCCGGCGCCATGGCCGGGCGGGACGGCGTCCCAGCCGGGTGACCCGCGAGCGGCACCGGCCGGGCCTTGCCACGGCCCGTGATCGAACGTCACTTTACCGCGACACACAGTGAGGTTGAGTCAGTGGCCATTCGGGGGCGGCCGCCCGCCTTATCACATCCGCAGCGTCTCCAGGAACGGGCAGGTCAATGGCACGTCTGATCAGGATGCCGCGCACCATCCGCGCGAGGCTCACGTGGATCCTCGCCATCCCGTCGACCCTGCTGCTGGGGGTGACCGGGCTCGAGGTGGCGGCGCGGTACGAGGCGCGCTCCGGCGCGCATTCCGCGGCGCGCCAGGTCGAGCTGGTGCGCGCCGCACAGGAGCTCGCGCACGAGCTGCAGCGGGAACGGGGGCTCACCGTGGGGCTGCTCGGCGGCGAGTTCCGCTTCCGGGGGGAGCTCGCCGCGCAGCGGCGGCGGGTGGACGAGAGCCGCGCGGCCCTCGGGCCGCTGCTCGCCGACCCGGCACGGCGGGGGGTGCCGCGGCTGCGGGACGCGCTCGACCGGCTCGGCGACCTCGGCGCGGTGCGCGCCACCGCCGACGCCCGGCAGTCGACCCGGCAGGACGCCTACGCCTTCTACACCACCGCGATCGAGGCGATCGACGACGCCCTGTACGACCCCGACGCGGGCGGCGGCGACCCGGCGCTCCGGCGCGACCTGGTGGCGCTGTGGACGCTCGGCCGCGCCCAGGAGGCCGCCGCGCAGGAGCGGGACACCCTCACCGGCGTGCTCGCCGCGCACGGGTTCACGCCGGAGGAGTACGTGCGGTTCATCGAGGTGCGCGCGGCCAAGTCCGACGGGCTCGCCCGGTTCGGCCGCGTCGCCTCGGCCGCGCACGCGGGCGCGGTGAGCGCGGCCCGGCAGTCGCGGGCGGCGACCACGATGGGGGCGATCGGGCTGCGCGCGGCCGCCTCGCCGCGCGGCCGGAACCTCACCGTCGCGCCCCGCGAGTGGTGGGAGGCGGCCGACGCGTTCGTGGCCGACCTGCGCGAGGTACGGCGGGCCGTGGGCGAGCAGGCCGCCGCCCGCGCCCGGAGCGCCGAGGCGCGGGCCGGTCGCGAGCTCGTCGTGCTCGCCGTACTCGGGGGCGTGCTGCTGCTCGCCACCCTGCTGCTCGGCCTGGTGACCGCGCGCTCGATCCTGCGCCCGCTGCGCCGGCTCACCGAGGAGGCCGACGAGATCGCCGAGCGCCGGCTCCCCGAGGCGGTGGCGCGGGTCCAGGCGACCGCGAACCCCGAGGACGCGGTCCCGGCCGAGGAGCCCGCCGCCGACGGGCGGCAGGACGAGTTCGCCGCGGTGGCCCGGTCGCTCGCCAAGGTGCACCGGACCGCGCTGCGGCTCGCGGCCGAGCAGGCGGTGCTGCGCCGGAACACCGCCGAGTCGCTGGCGCACCTCGGCCGCCGCAGCCAGACCCTGGTGCGCCGCCAGCTCGACTTCATCGGCGCCCTGGAACGGGACGAGTCCGATCCGGCGGTGCTGGCGAACCTGTTCGAGCTCGACCATCTCGCCACCCGGATGCGGCGCAACGCCGAGAGCCTGCTCGTCCTCGTGGGCGAGCGGCTGCCCCGCCCGGCGGCCGAGCCGGTGGCGATGAGCGAGGTGCTGCGCTCGGCGCTGGCCGAGGTGGAGGACTACCGGCGGGTCGTGCTGCGCCGCGTGGACCACGACGTGGTGCGCGGCGAGGTGGTCGCCGAGGTGGCGCACCTGCTCGCCGAACTGATCGAGAACGCCCTGGTCTTCTCGCCGCAGGACCAGGACGTGGAGATCCAGGCGAAGTGCGACGCGACCGAGTACCACATCGCGATCGTCGACCAGGGCGTGGGCATGAGCCCCGAGGAGCTCGCGGCGGCCAACGCGCGGCTGCGGGGCGAGCAGAGCTTCCTCTCCTCCCCCACCCGGCGGCTCGGGCTCTACATCGTGGGGCGGCTCGCCGAACGGCTCGGCATCCGGGTGTGGCTGCACGACTCGCCGCTGGCCGGCATCACCGCCCGGGTCGTGCTCCCGGCCGACCTGCTCGTGCGCAACGGCGCGGCGGGCGCGCCCGCGCCTGCGGCGGCCCGCGCCGGGCGGATGGTGGACGTGCCGATCCCGTCCGGGCCCGGCGCCACCCCGCGCGCGACGGACGCCGCCCGCCCGGCCGCCGAGGCCACGGAGCGGGAGACCGCGCCCGCGGGCGTGGCCGCGGCGGCGCCCGAACCCGGCCCGGCCGCCGCGCCGGACGAGGCGGCCGCACCGGTCGCGCCGCACGCGAACGGCGCCACGGCCGAGATGGTGGCGGTGGTGCCGGTGCCCGAACCGGCCGAACCGCCCTCCCCGGGCGCGCTGCCGCCGACGCTGCCCACGACTCCCGCGCCCGCCGTCCCGCGGCCCGCCGGAGCCGCCGAGGCCACGGCGCCGGTCACGGCCGCCGCGGCCGCCGCGGCCGCCGCGGAACCGGCCCTGGCGCCGTCCGCGGAGCCCGCGGCGCCACCGTCCGGGCCGCGTCCGAGGGCGGACGCGGCGGCGCACAACGGCTCCCGCCCTGCCCCCGTCCCGCCGGTGATGCCGACCCCGATCCCGCTGCACGTGAAGCCGCCCTACCTGCTCTCCGGGCAGTCGTCCGCGGGCGCGGCCAGGTCCAACGGGCACGCGGCGGGGGACGGCGCCGACCGGGAGGCCGGGCGGAACGGCGTGCCGGACGGGGCGGCGCGCCGGACGCCGCGCGACGAACCCGGGCACGGCGCCGACGCCCGGGAGCCGGAGAGCCCGGTCGAGCGGGTCCGGTCGATGCTCAACGACTACCGGGCGGGGACGCGCCCGCCGGGCGCCTAGGTGGGCGTGTGCCGGAAGGAGCGGTGACCACGACGGGAGGCGCGGCGGGGTTCCGCGCCTCCCCGTTCGCCCGGATCCGGGCGTTCCACCGCACGCGCGGGCGGGCATGGGCTTGCACATTTCAGCCGATTGGCCGCGGAATACGGCGATCGGCCCTCCCACGGCGCCGCGTACCGGTACGGTGACGTTGGGGTGGGCTCGTCACGAGCCGAACGCATCGGGGGTCCTACCGATCCGGCCGTTCCTGACGGGGGCACGCTCGTGCGCGTTCGCCGGGCGTTTCCGTGCCAGGTGGGCCGGGCGGTTGCCGACACAGAGCGGGGCGGGGTGGACGACTGCGATGAACGACGGCTGGAACGAGTGGGGTCCGCGGGTCCCCGACCCGCGCACGACCGGCTCAGGTCACGCGGGTGCCGCCGAACCGGCCGGTAATCCGCGTCCGGCCGTGCCCCCGCAGGCCCGGCCGCCGCACGGTGACCTGCTCGGCGGCCCGTCCCAGGGCCACCGCATCGCGC is a window from the Thermopolyspora flexuosa genome containing:
- a CDS encoding 16S rRNA (uracil(1498)-N(3))-methyltransferase gives rise to the protein MSVPVFLAATEALADDEILLDGPEGRHAATVRRLRPGERVDLTDGAGSVAECVVREARKDALLLTVQARYGVPAPRPRVIVAQGLPKGDRGELAVEMMTEVGVDVIMPWTAARSVVQWKGDRAAKALARWRTTAREAGKQSRRFHLPEVTEPVGTAALAERLRAVAEDGLAVVLHEEAERPLSGLTPPPGGDIMLVVGPEGGVSEEELDRFREAGAVPAVLGPTILRTSTAGVAAAAVLLARCGRW
- a CDS encoding sensor histidine kinase, producing the protein MARLIRMPRTIRARLTWILAIPSTLLLGVTGLEVAARYEARSGAHSAARQVELVRAAQELAHELQRERGLTVGLLGGEFRFRGELAAQRRRVDESRAALGPLLADPARRGVPRLRDALDRLGDLGAVRATADARQSTRQDAYAFYTTAIEAIDDALYDPDAGGGDPALRRDLVALWTLGRAQEAAAQERDTLTGVLAAHGFTPEEYVRFIEVRAAKSDGLARFGRVASAAHAGAVSAARQSRAATTMGAIGLRAAASPRGRNLTVAPREWWEAADAFVADLREVRRAVGEQAAARARSAEARAGRELVVLAVLGGVLLLATLLLGLVTARSILRPLRRLTEEADEIAERRLPEAVARVQATANPEDAVPAEEPAADGRQDEFAAVARSLAKVHRTALRLAAEQAVLRRNTAESLAHLGRRSQTLVRRQLDFIGALERDESDPAVLANLFELDHLATRMRRNAESLLVLVGERLPRPAAEPVAMSEVLRSALAEVEDYRRVVLRRVDHDVVRGEVVAEVAHLLAELIENALVFSPQDQDVEIQAKCDATEYHIAIVDQGVGMSPEELAAANARLRGEQSFLSSPTRRLGLYIVGRLAERLGIRVWLHDSPLAGITARVVLPADLLVRNGAAGAPAPAAARAGRMVDVPIPSGPGATPRATDAARPAAEATERETAPAGVAAAAPEPGPAAAPDEAAAPVAPHANGATAEMVAVVPVPEPAEPPSPGALPPTLPTTPAPAVPRPAGAAEATAPVTAAAAAAAAAEPALAPSAEPAAPPSGPRPRADAAAHNGSRPAPVPPVMPTPIPLHVKPPYLLSGQSSAGAARSNGHAAGDGADREAGRNGVPDGAARRTPRDEPGHGADAREPESPVERVRSMLNDYRAGTRPPGA